In the Lepidochelys kempii isolate rLepKem1 chromosome 3, rLepKem1.hap2, whole genome shotgun sequence genome, one interval contains:
- the SUPT7L gene encoding STAGA complex 65 subunit gamma gives MLRYWGEIPVSTSQANRSSFDLLQREFRTVEVQDPPLHQPSANKPRPPTMLDIPSEPCSLTIHTIQLIQHNRRLRSLIAMAQAQNQQQVEGIKTDESEPLPSCPASPPLPDDLLPLDSKTPKMPFQLRHSDPESDFYRGKGEPVTELSWTSCRQLLYQSMATILAHAGFECANESVLETLTDIAHEYCLKFTKLLRFTVDREARLGQTPFPDVMEQVFHEVGIGSVLSLQKFWQHRIKDYHSYMLQVSKQLSEEYEKIVNPEKAAEDTKPVKIKEEPVSDITFPISEELEGDLASGDQSLPVGVLGAQSERFSANLEVEASPQATGAEVNASPLWNLAQVKMEPQESEESNVHGHGVLGSDVFEEPMSGMSEAGMPQSPHGSESSYGSHSPDSLMGSSPVFNQRCKKKMKKM, from the exons ATGCTGCGATATTGGGGTGAGATTCCAGTGTCGACCAGTCAGGCCAACCGTAGTTCCTTTGATTTGCTTCAGCGGGAGTTTCGCACTGTGGAAGTCCAGGATCCTCCATTACATCAGCCCTCTGCAAACAAGCCCAGGCCACCCACCATGCTGGACATCCCCTCGGAGCCCTGTAGCCTCACCATTCACACCATTCAGCTCATCCAGCACAACAGACGGCTGCGCAGCCTCATCGCCATGGCTCAGGCCCAGAACCAGCAGCAAGTGGAGGGCATAAAGACTGATGAGAGCGAGCCTCTGCCATCCtgtcctgcctccccacccctccctgatGATCTGCTTCCTCTGGATAGCAAAAcccccaaaatgccatttcagCTAAGGCATAGTGACCCAGAGAGCGACTTTTATAG AGGGAAAGGGGAACCAGTAACTGAGCTGAGTTGGACCTCCTGCCGGCAGCTTCTCTACCAGTCCATGGCCACCATCCTGGCCCATGCGGGGTTCGAGTGTGCCAATGAGAGCGTCCTGGAGACCCTGACAGACATTGCTCATGAGTACTGCTTGAAGTTCACCAAGCTGCTGCGCTTCACTGTGGACCGAGAAGCTCGGCTTGGGCAGACGCCTTTCCCGGACGTAATGGAACAGGTGTTCCACGAAGTGGGCATTGGCAGCGTGCTCTCTCTGCAGAAGTTCTGGCAGCATCGCATTAAGGATTATCACAGCTACATGCTGCAG GTTAGCAAGCAGCTCTCCGAAGAGTACGAGAAGATTGTCAACCCTGAAAAGGCAGCAGAAGATACAAAACCTGTGAAGATTAAGGAGGAGCCAGTCAGTGATATCACCTTTCCCATAagtgaggagctggagggagatcTGGCATCTGGCGACCAGTCTTTGCCTGTGGGAGTCCTTGGAGCTCAGAGTGAGCGTTTTTCTGCCAATCTGGAAGTAGAGGCGTCCCCGCAGGCTACAG gtgcCGAGGTCAATGCTTCCCCTCTCTGGAACTTGGCTCAGGTGAAAATGGAGCCTCAGGAAAGTGAGGAGAGCAATGTTCATGGGCATGGGGTCCTAGGCAGTGATGTCTTCGAGGAGCCCATGTCAGGCATGAGCGAAGCTGGGATGCCACAGAGCCCCCATGGCTCCGAGAGCAGTTATGGTTCTCATTCCCCTGATAGCCTGATGGGATCCTCACCTGTCTTCAACCAACGCTGCAAGAAGAAGATGAAGAAGATGTGA